In Pyxidicoccus xibeiensis, the genomic stretch GCCAGGCTGCGCAGGCTCGCCGCGGCCTGAATGACGGTGCCATCGGCCGCCGCTTCCCCCTCCTTGAGTCCCAGCTTCCTGGCCAATGTCCGCGAGGCGCTCACGAAGAACGCGTCGGACAACAACTTCTCGTGCCGCACGATGAACTTGCCCAACGTGCTGTGGTCCGGCTGCAGCCCCCCGCACAGAAACCACGCCCCCACGTCCCTCACCGCCAACTGCTCCAACTCCCGCAGCGACCACTGCCTCAGGTGCATGCCGTAGACGATGAGGCTCAGCATCAAACGCGGGTGGATGGGCGGCCGACCTCCGGGCTTGTACGCCGCCTCGAAGCGACTCACGTCCACCTCCCCCATCAACTCCCCCAGCACCCGCACCGCCTTCAGCCCGCTACTTTCCAGGTACTGCTCCAGCGGTACCTCCCCTACGTACAGCCGCCGCTGGCCCACTTGAAACTGCACCCTCTGCCCAATCCCCTCCTTGCTCTCGTTCCCTTCTGCGCGCTCTTGCGACTCAAACCCAAAGGCCTGCTGCGCCGTGTCCGGCACTTCCCTGGCCCGCCGCTTCTTCGCGCCCTTGGCTCTCACCCCTCCTCGACAACCACGCCATACTCAAGAAGTCGAGCGCTTCGGCTCCTACCCTGAGCATCTCCCCCCCCTTTTTCGACGGTCTGAC encodes the following:
- a CDS encoding transposase; translated protein: MPDTAQQAFGFESQERAEGNESKEGIGQRVQFQVGQRRLYVGEVPLEQYLESSGLKAVRVLGELMGEVDVSRFEAAYKPGGRPPIHPRLMLSLIVYGMHLRQWSLRELEQLAVRDVGAWFLCGGLQPDHSTLGKFIVRHEKLLSDAFFVSASRTLARKLGLKEGEAAADGTVIQAAASLRSLARKEVLEAEALAARQQLEALPKAPAPAARQAPLEKKLQRLEQAVAIATQRAEARAAHRRGPPQLSRQEPEAVNQPCKDGLYRLAYKPSLLVHSSRFILAQALDPFSEVSVL